A genomic segment from Fusarium keratoplasticum isolate Fu6.1 chromosome 10, whole genome shotgun sequence encodes:
- a CDS encoding Pre-mRNA-splicing factor ATP-dependent RNA helicase-like protein cdc28, producing the protein MSSKKYALLPMDEDEVGPQKVSKEKKHRHRHRDRDDKSSSRHSRSRRDRSRSRSPGRGSSSHHSRSKQYRRRDDKADFDDRWGDEEPPSSEPEEEEEEFEESASKRVKLSHDEPKEEDLSDGAKEELARRKDIEEREAFAKRLKEKDDKRSKHGEREGESSRRKLAEDAEARNKALPDIRERSRQEYLKKREAERLALLRKQVAEETAELRSGVRLSEKEKAEFAKNREILRLAEERLKIDDHRDGYMMPEDYITEKGKLDRKKKEEALYKRYVEKDEYGQEKFVTEHEEWEREQTSKAKAQIQRAERENEDYDYVMDEEQYIQWNLDSRMEGDDQKLTKEQQFLAAQIDAAEKKALTIQETRKSLPIYQYRDEFLAALEQYQVLVIVGETGSGKTTQLPQYLHEAGYTKNGMKVGCTQPRRVAAMSVAARVADEVGVKVGNEVGYTIRFEDCTSDKTILKYMTDGMLLREFMTEPDLGGYSALMIDEAHERTVHTDILLALVKDLSRERPDLKLLISSATMNAEKFAQYFDDAPIFNIPGRRYPVDIYYTPAPEANYLAAAITTTFQIHTTQGKGDILIFLTGQDEIEAAEQEIAETAKKLGSRIKELVICPIYANLPSELQSKIFEPTPEGARKVVLATNIAETSLTIDGIVYVIDPGYVKENVYNPATGMSNLVVVPCSRASANQRSGRAGRVGPGKCFRLYTKFAYMNEMDESTTPEIQRTNLNGVVLQLKSLGINELLEFEFMDPPPTEALIGALNQLFALQALNHRGELTKLGRQMAEFPTDPMLAKAVLAADKEGCVEEVLSIVSMLGEASALFFRPKDKKIHADSARNRFTVKDGGDHITLLNVWNQWVDSDFSPVWSKENFLQQRSLTRARDVRDQLAKLCERVEVAPSTCGASNLRPIKRAITAGFFPNAARLQKSGDSYRTVKNNTTVWIHPSSVLMAIDPPEKMVVYFELVQTTKEYMRSVMPIEPRWLSELAPHFHKKKDIEAMEEKKMPKQR; encoded by the coding sequence ATGAGCTCAAAAAAGTACGCTCTCCTCCCtatggatgaggatgaggtcggcCCTCAAAAAGtctccaaggagaagaagcacaGGCATCGACATCGCGACCGAGACGACAAATCCTCGTCCCGACACTCTAGGTCACGTCGCGATCGCAGTCGCTCGAGGTCTCCCGGTCGAGGATCTTCATCACACCACAGCCGATCTAAGCAGTACCGACGACGCGATGACAaggccgactttgacgatcGATGGGGAGACGAGGAGCCACCTTCCTCCgagcctgaggaggaggaggaggaattTGAGGAGTCGGCTAGCAAGAGGGTGAAGCTGAGTCATGATGAGCCAAAGGAAGAGGACCTTTCCGACGGCGCAAAGGAGGAGTTGGCGCGGAGGAAGGACATTGAAGAGCGCGAAGCTTTCGCGAAGCGACTGAAAGAAAAGGACGACAAGAGATCGAAACACGGCGAAAGAGAGGGAGAATCATCGAGGAGGAAACTCGCCGAGGATGCTGAGGCACGAAACAAGGCGCTTCCCGATATCCGCGAACGATCGCGACAGGAATACCTCAAGAAGCGAGAGGCAGAACGTCTTGCCCTTCTACGGAAGCAGGTCGCCGAGGAGACGGCTGAGTTGAGGAGCGGCGTGCGACTGtcggagaaggaaaaggcgGAATTTGCCAAGAACAGGGAGATCCTGCGCCTGGCTGAGGAACGCCTCAAGATTGACGACCACCGCGATGGATATATGATGCCCGAGGACTACATCACAGAAAAGGGAAAATTGGAtcgcaagaagaaggaggaggcacTCTACAAGCGATACGTTGAAAAGGACGAATATGGCCAGGAGAAATTCGTCACCGAGCATGAGGAGTGGGAGCGAGAACAAACCTCGAAGGCCAAGGCGCAGATCCAGCGCGCCGAGAGAGAAAATGAGGACTACGACTATGTGATGGACGAGGAACAGTACATCCAATGGAACCTGGACTCACGGATGGAGGGTGATGACCAAAAGTTGACGAAGGAGCAGCAGTTCTTGGCGGCACAAATCGACGcagcggagaagaaggctctgACCATCCAGGAGACGAGAAAGAGTTTACCCATTTACCAGTATCGCGACGAATTTctggcggcgttggagcAGTACCAGGTTCTAGTCATTGTTGGAGAGACTGGTAGTGGAAAGACGACACAGCTACCGCAATATCTTCACGAAGCGGGATACACCAAGAACGGCATGAAGGTGGGATGCACACAACCCCGACGAGTGGCAGCCATGAGTGTAGCAGCTCGTGTTGCAGACGAAGTCGGTGTCAAGGTCGGCAATGAAGTTGGATACACGATTCGTTTCGAGGATTGCACCAGCGACAAGACCATCTTGAAGTACATGACTGACGGTATGCTTCTTCGAGAGTTCATGACTGAGCCCGATCTTGGAGGGTATTCTGCGCTGATGATCGACGAGGCGCACGAACGGACGGTGCACACTGACATCTTGCTGGCGCTGGTCAAGGATTTGTCTCGAGAACGACCTGACCTTAAGCTTCTGATTTCTTCAGCCACCATGAACGCCGAGAAGTTTGCGCAGTACTTTGACGACGCGCCCATCTTTAATATTCCCGGTCGACGATACCCTGTGGACATTTACTATACACCTGCCCCTGAGGCCAACTATCTGGCTGCTGCGATTACGACAACGTTCCAGATCCATACCACACAAGGCAAGGGCGACATCTTGATCTTCCTGACGGGTCAAGATGAGATTGAGGCGGCCGAGCAAGAGATTGCGGAAACAGCAAAGAAGCTTGGAAGTcgcatcaaggagcttgtcATCTGTCCCATCTACGCCAACCTGCCATCAGAACTTCAGTCAAAGATCTTTGAGCCGACACCAGAGGGAGCTCGCAAGGTTGTCTTGGCTACCAACATTGCCGAGACCAGTTTGACCATTGATGGTATCGTCTATGTCATTGACCCCGGCTACGTCAAAGAGAACGTTTATAACCCTGCGACCGGCATGTCCAACTTGGTCGTTGTTCCTTGCTCGCGAGCCTCTGCCAATCAGCGGAGTGGTCGAGCTGGACGTGTCGGACCTGGAAAGTGCTTCAGGCTGTACACTAAGTTTGCTTACATGAACGAAATGGATGAGTCAACAACCCCTGAGATTCAGCGAACCAACCTGAACGGCGTCGTGCTTCAGCTGAAGTCGCTAGGCATCAACGAGCTGCTCGAGTTTGAGTTCATGGACCCTCCGCCTACCGAAGCCCTGATTGGGGCGTTGAATCAGCTGTTTGCCCTGCAGGCGTTGAATCACCGTGGAGAGTTGACCAAGCTAGGTCGTCAGATGGCCGAATTCCCTACCGACCCCATgctcgccaaggctgtgctGGCTGCAGACAAGGAGGGATGTGTAGAGGAGGTTCTGTCTATCGTCTCGATGCTTGGCGAGGCTTCAGCGCTCTTCTTCCGACCCAAGGATAAGAAGATTCACGCAGACAGCGCTCGCAACCGGTTTACGGTCAAGGATGGAGGCGACCACATTACACTTCTCAACGTGTGGAACCAGTGGGTGGACAGTGATTTCTCTCCTGTCTGGTCAAAGGAGAACTTTTTGCAGCAACGGTCCTTGACTCGAGCACGCGATGTCCGTGATCAACTGGCCAAGCTCTGCGAACGTGTCGAAGTTGCCCCCTCTACTTGTGGAGCGTCCAACCTCCGTCCCATCAAGAGAGCCATCACAGCTGGCTTCTTCCCCAACGCGGCCCGACTACAGAAGAGCGGCGACAGCTACAGGACGGTCAAGAACAACACAACAGTGTGGATCCACCCGAGCAGCGTGTTGATGGCCATTGATCCGCcggagaagatggtggtgtaTTTTGAGCTTGTGCAGACGACGAAGGAGTACATGCGTAGCGTGATGCCGATCGAGCCCCGGTGGCTTTCGGAGCTGGCACCGCATTTCCATAAGAAGAAGGATATTGAAGCtatggaggagaagaaaatgCCTAAGCAGCGGTAG